The following are encoded together in the Bactrocera neohumeralis isolate Rockhampton chromosome 6, APGP_CSIRO_Bneo_wtdbg2-racon-allhic-juicebox.fasta_v2, whole genome shotgun sequence genome:
- the LOC126763172 gene encoding nucleobindin-2 produces the protein MRLKANLFLILSTAIVLVQFSDALPVTKNKKEEKEEAPVTPSTPDVETALEYERYLKEVVEALESDPEFRKKLDKAPEADIRDGKIAQELEYVNHHVRSKLDEIKRREVERLRQLVNQEYELENEIDREHLKIPQHLDHQNEHTFEIEDLKKLIKKTSEDLAEADRKRRAEFKEYEMQKEFEKESKLKELPEEERKKFEQQEKEKEEKHKKHEKVHHPGNKAQLEDVWEQQDQMDKKDFDPHTFFMMHDVDGNGHWDEIEVKALFIKELDKVYQSGLPEDDMRERAEEMERMREHVFEETDTNRDGLISFQEFLEQTKRDEWNKDPEWETVDEKPQYTHEEYLEFERRRQQEIQRLMAQGLLKPHPNMPQGYYTNDAHDTYQVPGQQHVPAGQQMHYQQPQQQHLQQQQQYAQQQQQYVQQQQPQFQGQPVQLHPNQAYQTVNGQQQQHQQMPQQQQYQQVPQPQQYQQVPQQYQQVPQQQYQQVPQQQQQPPVQPQQQPQAQQPPNTQQQSQVAAPQVQQQAQQPIQTQQQQPQAAAPVPQAQHHQQQQQNIPTNN, from the exons ATGAGACTGAaagctaatttatttttaatattgtccACTGCAATAGTGTTGGTTCAGTTTTCTGATGCACTGCCAGtgactaaaaataaaaaggagGAAAAGGAAGAAGCGCCCGTAACTCCGTCTACTCCGGATGTGGAAACAGCATTGGAGTATGAAAGGTATTTAAAAGAGGTTGTGGAAGCACTTGAAAGTGACCCTGAATTCCGTAAAAAGTTAGACAAAGCACCTGAAGCTGACATACGT GATGGCAAAATTGCACAAGAATTGGAATATGTGAATCATCATGTTCGCTCCAAATTAGACGAAATCAAGCGGCGTGAAGTCGAACGTTTGCGTCAATTAGTGAATCAGGAATATGAATTGGAAAATGAAATAGATCGTGAGCATCTTAAAATTCCCCAACATTTGGATCACCAGAACGAGCATACCTTTGAAATTGAGGATTTGAAAAAGTTGATTAAAAAAACTTCCGAAGACTTAGCTGAAGCTGATAGAAAACGTCGTGCTGAATTTAAAGAATATGAAATGCAGAAAGAGTTCGAGAAagaaagcaaattaaaagaactaCCTGAAGAAGAACGCAAGAAATTCGAACAACAAgaaaaggaaaaggaagaaaaacataaaaaacacgaaaaagtgCATCACCCCGGCAACAAAGCGCAATTAGAAGATGTGTGGGAACAGCAAGATCAAATGGACAAGAAAGACTTTGATCCGCATACATTCTTCATGATGCATG ACGTGGATGGCAACGGTCACTGGGATGAGATTGAAGTAAAGGCACTTTTCATCAAGGAACTAGACAAAGTGTACCAATCTGGTTTGCCTGAAGACGATATGCGTGAGCGTGCCGAAGAGATGGAGCGTATGCGTGAGCACGTATTTGAAGAGACTGACACCAATCGCGACGGGTTAATTAGTTTCCAAGAGTTTTTGGAACAAACTAAACGTGACGAATGGAACAAAGATCCGGAATGGGAGACTGTTGACGAAAAGCCACAATACACACACGAAGAGTACCTGGAATTCGAAAGGCGCCGTCAACAAGAAATTCAACGCTTGATGGCACAAGGATTG ttgaaACCTCATCCGAATATGCCGCAAGGTTATTACACCAACGACGCACATGACACTTATCAAGTGCCTGGTCAACAACATGTACCTGCTGGACAACAGATGCATTACCaacaaccgcaacaacaacacttgcaacagcaacaacaatatgctcaacaacaacaacaatacgtgcaacaacaacaaccacagttCCAGGGACAGCCGGTGCAATTGCATCCCAATCAAGCCTACCAAACGGTTAATggtcaacaacagcaacaccaacaaatgccacaacaacaacaatatcagcaagTACCACAGCCGCAGCAATACCAACAGGTGCCACAACAATACCAACAggtaccacaacaacaataccagcaggtgccacaacagcagcaacaaccaccCGTACAGCCTCAACAACAACCGCAAGCACAGCAGCCACcaaatacacaacaacaatcacaagtTGCCGCCCCACAAgtgcaacaacaagcacaacaaccaatacaaactcaacaacaacaaccacaagcTGCAGCACCCGTACCACAGGCACAACaccatcaacagcaacaacaaaacattccGACAAACAACTGA
- the LOC126763208 gene encoding CDAN1-interacting nuclease 1, protein MEINTTNQVATEKSKKRILNALEYSTICNFIQHYHGLAIDCEMEMVNRIFTDIDRQTLKSILQTELSTRLRAQHWQNELKAKKYLKAFKDQVSTHPAPTLLLKIACLEGMSPMALCRTILQEKYKFLHKADLSRLLKYPHLIDDPKLAANVIQCMCSDSQDGPLVDLRRRILGEEYEFKLKEMATAANMHYYDENDLRRLGYDKTPDIKMIVPFLYKGEVVNWIESKANFGDVKTHKWYIQQQLYSYSNRFGAGIVIYWFGYHEDTPRLPDNNVGIIVLDDFPSSDHMVFLNICDDANPTTEIASESSLQNCTS, encoded by the exons atggaaataaatacaaCGAACCAAGTTGCCactgaaaaaagcaaaaagcgcATACTTAACGCCTTAGAATATTCGACTATTTGTAATTTCATACAGCATTATCATGGACTTGCCATAGATTGCGAGATGGAGATGGTAAATCGGATTTTCACCGACATTGATAGGCAGACGTTAAAAAGTATCTTGCAAACAGAACTTTCTACACGTTTAAGAGCACAGCATTGGCAAAatgaattaaaagcaaaaaaatacttaaaagc ttttaaaGATCAAGTAAGCACACATCCAGCACCTACATTGCTCCTGAAAATTGCATGCTTAGAGGGCATGAGTCCGATGGCACTTTGTCGCACTATTTtgcaagaaaaatataaatttttgcataaagcGGATTTGAGTCGTCTACTCAAATATCCACATCTCATAGACGATCCGAAACTAGCCGCCAATGTAATACAATGCATGTGTAGTGATTCCCAAGATGGACCGCTTGTTGATTTGCGTCGCCGAATTTTAGGCGAAGAGTATGAATTTAAGTTAAAAGAAATGGCCACTGCCGCAAATATGCACTACTACGATGAAAATGACTTGCGACGTCTTGGCTATGATAAAACACCAGATATTAAAATGATAGTGCCATTCTTATACAAAGGTGAAGTGGTGAATTGGATTGAAAGTAAGGCCAACTTTGGTGATGTAAAAACGCATAAATGGTACATACAACAACAGCTTTATAGCTACAGTAATCG TTTTGGTGCCGGAATTGTTATTTATTGGTTTGGTTATCACGAGGATACTCCGAGACTGCCGGATAATAACGTAGGAATAATTGTTTTAGACGATTTTCCATCTTCTGACCATATGGTATTTCTTAATATATGTGATGATGCCAATCCAACAACAGAAATCGCGTCGGAATCAAGTCTACAAAATTGTACAagctga